The Hyalangium ruber genome includes the window CTTCTTCTTGCGCACCGTGTCGTAGCGACGCAGCAGGTTGGAGTCCACCGAGGACGCCACGCCCGAGCGCTGTCCCTCGAGCTGCTTCACCTGGCCCTCGGCCTCGGCGAGCTTCGAGCGCAGCTCCGTCATGCGTGTGACGAGCTGCTGCTGGCGGGCGGCGAACTCCGACTCCTTGCCCTTGACCGCCTCTCGCGCGGCACCCAGCGTCTTGGTCAGCTCGACCAGCTCGTCGGCCATGGTGAGGTTCGCCTTCTTGGCGATGTCGATCTCACGGGCCAGCGCCGAGTACTCACGCGTGGAGCGCTGCTCGGCCAGCCGCGCCTCCCACTTCTTCACCTTGTCCTTCTCATCGGTGATGTTCTGCTCGAGCTGGGACTTCTGCCGCTCGATGTCCGCCACCCGGCTGCGCTCGGCCTCGATCGCGCTGCGCGCCGTTCCGAGTTCGCGTTCCAGCTCGGCGATCTGCTTGGGGTGGACGTCCGCGGCCTTCCGCAGCGCGGCAACCTCGAGATCCACCTTCTGGAGGTTCGCCAGCGCCTTCAATTTCTCCCGCAAAGTTGCTGCCTCCCACGAGGACCACACCGGCGTGTGGCCGGCGCACATCTACCAACAAAATGCATTGGGGTCCAACGCGCAGATGGTCTGAACGTCATCCCCGCCGTCTCTTTGGGTCCGGATTTGAAACGGCTGGGGCGAACCGTTACACGGCCTGCGTGCGCAATGCTCTCCTTGTCGGTGCGCTGATTTCCAGCGCGCTCCTGCCTGCCTGCCGTCCTTCCTCGGAGTCCGGCGCCACGCCGCCCGCCTCCGCTCCAGCCACGTCCGCCCCCACGCCTCGCGCGGCGGCGCCCGTGGGGCGGGGTTTCATTGAAGGCCAGGTGCGGCTCACGGGCACCCCGCCTCCGCCCGCCCTGCTGGAGACCACCCCCTCGGTGGCCGCGACGTGTGGCGACACGGTGCCCGATCGCTCGCTCACCATGGGAGGGGAGGGGGCCCTGGCCCAGGTGGTGGTGGCGCTCGCCGATGGCGCCGCCCTGCCCGCGGAGGGTGTGAATTCACCCCCCGCCCTGCTGGATCAGAAGAAGTGCTCCTATGAGCCGGCGTCCCTGGCCGCTCGCGCGGGCACTTCCTTGGAGGTGCGCAACTCGGATCCCGTCATGCACAACGTGCGCGCCGTGGCCGGCACCCAGTCCATCTTCAACGTGGCCATGCCGCTGGAGGGCATGAGCCTCAAGAAGCCGCTGCCTGCGAGCCCGGGCATCCTCCAGGTGAAG containing:
- a CDS encoding zinc ribbon domain-containing protein; the protein is MREKLKALANLQKVDLEVAALRKAADVHPKQIAELERELGTARSAIEAERSRVADIERQKSQLEQNITDEKDKVKKWEARLAEQRSTREYSALAREIDIAKKANLTMADELVELTKTLGAAREAVKGKESEFAARQQQLVTRMTELRSKLAEAEGQVKQLEGQRSGVASSVDSNLLRRYDTVRKKKLPALVGVVAGTCQGCNMNVPPQLYNQLRTSLGTDVCPSCNRIIFAVEALAEPTEK